CAACACGTTCATTATTCCAATGGATTCTTTAAAATTTTTAACGATAGAGTTAATAAAATTACGCGCGTCATATCCCATGTTCACTCCGCAAATAGTTATTAATGCCATTAGTTTCACTTCATATAATTAGTGTTGTTATCCAGAGGCATAAAAGTAAACGACAGTGCAACAAAGTAAAATAAAAGTCGAGAACGTAAACAGTGACGCTCTAATTTTCATTAGATAAGTTTATCTTTATAAAATTAAACCTGGACACAATAACATTATCTAATCAATGCTCGCAGCATAACCTCATTAATAGTGTGAATATCACTGATATTGCTTTTTACCGGCACGGAGCAATCGGTTCGGTGCATATTTGTAAGATCGTGATGTTGTCTTTCAGGTTATCCCTGCATCGGGTGCCTGCGGGGCACGCTGAATAAAGCGCATGGTATCCAGTAAATTATCCTTCTCAGCGTCAGTAAGATTTGGGGACACTGTTTTCTCCGCCAGCACAGCCCGGTCGGTATAAGAGAGCGTCCCTGCCCGAAGCCGCTGACTTATAGCCATTAGCAGATGCTTGTCCAGTTCATTAATACGCCGTCTGATCCCATCAAGATCCAGGAGGGTGACAAATGATTCTGGTCGAGGCAACCAGTCTGCCAGATAGCGATACTGTATCGCTTTTCCCGCATTCATCAGCGCACTGATAAACGGCTCTACGGACTTCGGTTCCAGCCCAGCCTCGCGCGCAGTGCTTCGCGCCTGCGACAGCACTTTTTGTTCCCGGGCTAAATCCTCCACCGGCAAATGGTACTTCGCTTTGCAGGCTGCAACGTCTCTCATTAACGCCATGCGTTCGCTTAAGAGTGATGAAAGGGCACTGAGACAAATGGGCGCAGAGGCTCCCGTAAAAAAACTTCCGGACATACAGAGTGTCGATACGAAAATCTTCATCATCATCCCTCTAAAATGGCGCCAGGACTAATTTACCTGCGCAAATATAACCAATGGTTACTATTTCATTTCTGGATGTAAGAGCTTTGTTATAAGCAGCACATGACGTTCCAGCGCGCACGCGCTCTTCAGATACCCAATTGCGTGACCCATCGTGGTTGAAAAGTGCCTCCGGGATCACCAGTAAGCCAGTACCATGATAAAGCGGCAACAGGCATCGTTCACTTTTCATTAATTCAATTGCGTTATTATTTCATCAAGGCAGCTTTGCGTAAGAAAATGTAACGCGCTGATATCAATATGGATTCATCAACAGACAGCAAATCCTGTACGGATCTGCGATTTTTGTAAGGGAGAAAAAGCACTCCAGACCAGGCAGGGTGAACACAGGGATAAGAGTGATGACGTGCCAGATATCCCCTCCCTTAGGGGCTCCGGCAGCAGGGATAGCCATTTTATAAAGAACGCCCCCGGAAAATATCAGTCATCAATCCTCAAAGAATACGTGCGTGTTGCGGCAAGCGAAGCGGATCTTAACTGACCACAACCTCCTGGCGGCGAGAAAAGCGCTGAAACACATAATTACCGCAGGCAAAAGCATCGGTCAGGTTCTG
This genomic interval from Kosakonia sacchari SP1 contains the following:
- a CDS encoding chorismate mutase, with amino-acid sequence MMMKIFVSTLCMSGSFFTGASAPICLSALSSLLSERMALMRDVAACKAKYHLPVEDLAREQKVLSQARSTAREAGLEPKSVEPFISALMNAGKAIQYRYLADWLPRPESFVTLLDLDGIRRRINELDKHLLMAISQRLRAGTLSYTDRAVLAEKTVSPNLTDAEKDNLLDTMRFIQRAPQAPDAGIT